The following proteins are co-located in the Triticum aestivum cultivar Chinese Spring chromosome 1A, IWGSC CS RefSeq v2.1, whole genome shotgun sequence genome:
- the LOC123039890 gene encoding UDP-xylose transporter 3 → MGVGGEKFQLGTVGALGLSVVSSVSIVICNKALMSSLGFTFATTLTSWHLLVTFCSLHVALWMKFFEHKAFDSRTVMGFGVLNGISIGLLNLSLGFNSVGFYQMTKLAIIPCTVILETLFFRKKFSRTIQISLSVLLLGVGVATMTDLQLNAVGSILSLLAIITTCIAQIMTNTIQKKFKVSSTQLLYQSCPYQSLTLFLIGPFLDGFLTNQNVFAFNYTSNVVFFIVLSCLISVSVNFSTFLVIGKTSPVTYQVLGHLKTCLVLTFGYVLLHDPFSWRNILGILIAVVGMVLYSYFCSTETQPKNTDVSAQQSKEGDSAPLISDSLSKVENGGDDDEPLKVPMWSSKYSRA, encoded by the exons ATGGGCGTCGGAGGGGAGAAGTTCCAGCTGGGGACGGTGGGGGCGCTGGGCCTCTCCGTGGTGTCCTCCGTGTCCATTGTCATCTGCAACAAGGCCCTCATGAGCTCCCTCGGCTTCACCTTCG CTACCACCTTGACGAGCTGGCATCTCCTGGTCACTTTCTGCTCCCTTCATGTGGCACTATGGATGAAGTTTTTCGAGCACAAGGCTTTTGATTCGAGAACTGTCATGGGATTCGGAGTACTCAATGGCATCTCCATTGGGCTCCTCAATCTGAGTCTTGGTTTCAATTCTGTTGGCTTTTACCAG ATGACAAAGCTGGCCATCATCCCCTGCACTGTTATTTTGGAGACTCTTTTCTTCAGGAAGAAGTTCAG CCGGACTATCCAGATCTCCCTTTCCGTGCTTCTTTTGGGTGTCGGTGTTGCAACCATGACTGATTTGCAACTCAATGCTGTGGGGTCCATACTGTCCTTGCTGGCCATTATCACGACTTGCATCGCTCAAATC ATGACAAACACTATTCAGAAGAAATTCAAGGTTTCTTCAACCCAGCTGCTATATCAGTCTTGTCCTTACCAGTCATTGACACTGTTTCTTATCGGCCCGTTCCTTGATGGATTCCTGACTAACCAAAACGTCTTTGCTTTCAATTACACATCTAACGTTGTG TTTTtcatcgtcttgtcgtgtttgATATCGGTCTCAGTAAACTTCAGCACCTTTCTTGTGATCGGAAAGACATCTCCTGTTACTTACCAAGTCCTGGGCCATCTTAAAACATGCCTAGTTTTGACCTTCGGCTACGTTTTGCTTCATGATCCGTTTAGCTGGAGAAACATACTTGGCATCCTAATTGCGGTTGTTGGGATGGTACTATATTCATACTTCTGCTCAACAGAGACTCAACCAAAAAATACCGATGTCTCCGCACAGCAG TCAAAAGAAGGTGACTCGGCACCTTTGATCTCTGATTCTTTGAGCAAAGTTGAAAATGGAGGTGATGACGATGAGCCTTTGAAGGTACCGATGTGGAGCTCAAAGTACTCAAGGGCGTGA